From Nicotiana tabacum cultivar K326 chromosome 22, ASM71507v2, whole genome shotgun sequence, one genomic window encodes:
- the LOC107782206 gene encoding bidirectional sugar transporter NEC1-like: protein MAIFTASHLAFVFGVLGNGVSFLVYLSPIPTFYRIYKRKSTEGFQSIPYSVALFSAMLYLYYAYLKEKNGILLITINSFGTAIEFIYLTIFLMYATREAKIYTTKLVLLLNIGSFGAIVALTYIFAKDKTRVTIVGWICAVFSVCVFAAPLSIMRRVIKTRSVEFMPFPLSFFLTICAVMWFFYGLLIKDMYIATPNILGFTFGIAQMILYAIFRNRKQQIQPADSNLKDLTQVVIDMKAMVLEMQENSDPNKEAEVDDTDEKKTNKQEVVAQTTSNV from the exons ATGGCTATCTTCACTGCTTCTCATTTGGCTTTTGTTTTTGGCGTTCTtg GAAATGGGGTGTCGTTCTTGGTGTACTTGTCTCCAAT acCGACTTTCTATAGGATATATAAGAGAAAATCAACGGAAGGATTCCAGTCTATACCCTATTCGGTTGCACTATTCAGTGCCATGCTCTACTTGTACTATGCTTATCTCAAGGAGAAGAATGGGATTTTGCTCATTACTATTAACAGCTTCGGAACTGCCATCGAATTCATATATCTCACAATCTTCTTGATGTATGCTACCCGAGAGGCCAAG ATTTACACTACGAAGCTGGTTCTTCTGTTAAATATAGGATCATTTGGAGCAATCGTCGCCTTGACATATATATTCGCCAAAGATAAGACGCGAGTCACTATTGTCGGATGGATTTGTGCTGTCTTTTCTGTCTGCGTCTTCGCTGCTCCTCTTAGCATTATG AGACGCGTTATAAAAACAAGGAGCGTTGAGTTTATGCCATTCCCTCTTTCTTTCTTCCTCACAATCTGCGCCGTCATGTGGTTTTTCTATGGTCTCTTGATAAAGGACATGTACATTGCC ACGCCAAACATTCTAGGGTTTACATTTGGAATTGCTCAGATGATACTGTACGCAATCTTCAGAAACAGAAAGCAACAAATCCAACCGGCAGACAGTAATCTGAAAGATTTGACACAAGTCGTCATAGACATGAAAGCAATGGTATTGGAGATGCAAGAAAATTCTGATCCAAATAAGGAAGCTGAAGTTGATGATACTGATGAAAAAAAGACTAATAAGCAGGAAGTTGTTGCACAAACAACTTCTAACGTATGA